CCAACCTTTCGTTCTCCTTGATTGCCGctgtgtatgaatgaatgaacgtaAACAAAGCAACTGCACGGCGGTTGCCTCACGTTCAGACCCGAGGCAAGAAAGTTATGACCTCCGTGTGATCGCCCTTTTCTCATACATTACCATTATGATCCATACTTATCAAACAATAAGTCTCCATACAGTAAAAGCTCAGTAATACAGCCAAACGCCGATGTTCCACCTGAGCCCTGCGTGAGCCCTGCACCGCTGTGAAGTACAAACATGCTGCGCATAGGCATGGGtggtaataagctgcttgcGCACGACCCAAGGGGCTGCGTGTTTTACAGGAGGTCAGTCTTAACGGCTTCATGCACACGTTGTGGTGACCGCGAGTGTAAGCCACAGGAGCAGCTTAACTTTATGTGATGAAGACTCCTCCAGTTATAAATCTGCTCTGCGCCGCGGCATTAAAACGCGAATGTGACTGAAATAGTTCTATAAGTCCCCCCTTTGAACATCTTCTTCAAAGGTCATTTTTCAGATGGCCACACTCAGCATAAACTTAGTGAACCACACCCGTAGCCGATCCACTGATGAGAGCATCAGCTACAATGGTCTCGTTACAACATTATAGCTGAAACAAATGCTTCCTAACTGGCCACAGATGCTCCATCAGGCTAATGCAGGTAGGGGTATGTTTAGCCTCAGACTTCCGATGGTTAATTAGATGTCTGGAAGCCGTGCTCTCGTCAACATGTCGTTTAGCTTTCTTCCGTGGAAACATCCCCCTCCCCCAACAACTCATTTCCCAGAagtctttttgtttgtatggAGATACAGAGGACAGGAAAGCTTAATTATCCATGAGCAAAAGTGAGGGAAAGGATGGGGTCTAAAAAGGAAAGGCCATGTCTGTGCTTGTCCTTGTTAGTAATAACACTTGATACGCCATCAGGATTATGTATCATCATCCTGTGCTGCTGTCCCTTGCCTTTTTCTCTATATACGAGCAAAATtcaagagaaaggaggaaaggaatCAAGGAGAGGGATAGAAGAAGACagacggaggaggagaggggaaaaaaaagaggagtaaACAAAGGACAGggagcaggaaagagagagcaaacagGGGCACAGCAGTGCAGAGTTGTTGCTAGGAGGCTgagaaagcaaaacaatacAGAGGCAGGACGGATACATGCAGTAGTGCAGagtgtcagagagaaaaaaaattagcataTTCTTTTCGTGttaatctgtgtttgtgtatcttttGCACCATCTCGATCATGCTGTCTTgcgtttttctttctttacgTCTGTACTTCTCTCACCCGTTTGCATCATGATACTAATCACAGTCTGTGATTTCCAACGAATGATGGTCGATCAGTCAGTTGAGCCGAAGCCACAACAATTAGCCGATTAATTAAGGagttgatcaaaagaaaatgaatcgcCAGCTGTTTGGCGATTCAAAGGTATTCAAATGAGGGGCCCAGAAAGTGAATAGAAAATAAGACATGACATGAAGGCGAGGAAGTGTGAGTCTGCCCACTACCCACATGTTatcctcttttttgtttgtttttgtttgtttgtttttttgtgttacgTGATGCTGGCCAAACAGTCCGAAAGGAGACAATACATCCTCTAATATTTGGATTCCATGAAATTGTCCTCTGCCATTGCATTGCCTCGATTGAGCAAACAGCATGCCATCATCGGCTAACAAAAGACACGTAGCAGTACGCCACAGTTGTAGCGCAAATGATTATCATaagagctgtgtttacagcaCCTGTTTAAGAGAGCACACTTTTTTACAGGCTTATCTTACAACGTGACCTCGGTTGAGCCTTAAACCAccagttttgtgtgtgcatgctgtttCATGAGGGTGATAGCTGCCTATTTTTTGTcgttgcacacacaaacataaactaacagacacacacacacacacacccacacacacacacataaacactcacacaccctgCTGGGCAACCCAAATAACTTCTGTTGGTTTTTTGATTTGCACAATTTGTGGAATGATTTTCTGACTTAATGTTACACAATGGATGAACACAGTCACAGAACCAGAGCATTTagtggaaaagcagaaaaggtTCTTGTGGCTAGAGACGCATTCACGGCTTTAAGCCCTGCTGGCAAGCACCACACTTCTGAAGTGGATTCAAGAGAAACTAGCTCTTGTTTGACATAATATCTGAGCGCTAACTACCGATACGATTGGAGaacaaaatatcacatgaaTGGAGTACAGATAAACATCCCCAGGGAAACATCAGATAGGGACTTAACCAATTAGAATTAATGGAAAGCCCCAAGATTGCAATCAATCTTCAATCTTGATCGCAGTTGCATGCATCCTATGCATGTTATCATTAAGACGCCTGAAGCAGGGGGCTGCTACAAAGTTAACCATGATGGTAAAATCGGGAGTAGTTGGAGGTTTGTCATTTGCTGTGTTAATCTTGATTTTCCTTCGGATTTATTTTACTTGACctctttttaaatgatatgCTTTGGGGAAAACTAGCATGTACAAGAGTGACTCTGTGTCACTCTTGtacatgaaatatgaaaatgtacttGAAATATTGCGTTCGCCTTTTCCACAAGTTCCTTCTTAACAAAGAGAGAAGTGATGAAACAACACACTTCCCTATTGTGCTACCATGACTGGCCACAACATGATCACTATCATTCTTTctacaaaaatggaaaacaaaaggttcttcaaaaagaaaattttaataTCAGAAGCAACACTGTGgtcattgtttttgaaatttttgctaACAAAGAAGTCATCAAACTTATTTGTGTACGCGTGCTTTCCCCAGTTGtagtgtttctttctttattttatattgatatttttggcaAACATCATGCAAATGTTGCATGATACACACTGTTTGGTtgtcggggttttttttttgtttgtttgtttgtttttaaaaaactaaagcACACTAAGAAAAGAATTTTCATTAACTACATCTAGGGATAGATACTAGTCCTGGTGTCCTAGACGTAATGACCAGACTTTGAATATAATAGTAACACCTTCTGTTCAGTAAATAGTCCATGTTGTCCATTAGAAACTAGCGATAAGTCCTTCCATGGTACTCAAATGCTGGTAGTGAACCAAAGTGGTTTCCCGTGCCTAATGTCTTTatatctttttgtgtgtgtgtctgctcaggTGGGGACAGGTGCAGGACACTGTCATGGCGATGCAGCGGAGGAGGCTAAAGCTTATGGTGACAGTGATGACGGTCAacctcttcatcttcatcctcatttTCCGACACAGCAGTCAAGACAAAAATGGGCGTCACAAGGTCCAAATCCCCTCCGAACCCTTCTGGGCCAAACTGGCTCCAATGCCGGCTTACTGGAACCGCCAGCAGCAGATTCTGGACCTTCAGAATAATCCCATTCTGACAGCTAACTACAGCACCACAGACATGCCTGATTGGCTTACTGACACCTGGtcgacctctgacccctgcGAGCGTAACACCAGGGTTACCACTCAGGTGAAAGACTACAACTCCTTACCCGACCGCTTCAAGGACTTCCTACTTTACATGCACTGCCGCTCCTACCCGATCATGGTGGACCAGCCTGATATCTGTAAGGAGCCACCATTCCTACTCCTGGCTGTCAAATCCCAGGTATCGCACTTCGACCGCCGCCAGGCCATCCGTCAGTCCTGGGGACGGGCGGGTATCATAGCCAATCAGACAGTGGTTACTGTCTTCCTTCTTGGCAACGCCACAGCCTGGGACCACCACCCGGATCTATCCAGCAGTCTGCGCGATGAGAACAGCCGCCATCAAGACATTATCCAGTGGGATTACCGGGATTCATTCTTCAACTTGACTGTCAAAGAAGTCCTGTTCCTGGAGTGGATCCAGACTCGATGCCCCGGCACTCGCTTCATCTTCAAAGGTGACGACGATGTCTTTGTCAACACCTACCGCATCCTGGACTTCCTAAAGGGCCTCTCGGAGCCCAAAGCCAGGGACCTGTTTGTGGGTGACGTGATCAGCGACGCGGGGCCACACCGAGACAAGAAGGTCAAATACTTCATCCCAGAGAGCATGTACATCGGGAAGTACCCTCCATACGCAGGAGGCGGCGGGTACCTTTACTCTGGGGACATCGCCGCTCGTCTGCACAGCGTGTCACAGCATGTTCCGCTCTACCCAATAGATGATGTCTACACAGGTATGTGTCTTAAGAAGCTAGGGCTGGCCCCCGAGAAGCACAAAGGCTTCAGGACATTTGACATAGAGGAGAAGTACAGGTCCAACCCCTGCGCCTACAAGAGTTTAATGCTCGTTCACCCGCGGACCCCGCAGCAGATGATCCAGATCTGGGCCTGGCTCAGTAACCCTAACCTGAAATGCCAGTGACAACTCCGCATAGAGCCAGTTTGGGACTTACTGACATGGCCCtagaaaagaagacattttcGGCTTGTTCCCAAAAGGTCAAAGtgataaatattttatcttGAACAGGGTCATGGCTTAAAAGTTGGCAGCTTTAAGTGAAGATGTTATTGTAATGGTTACTTGGAGCTTCGGCTTGGTGCAATTGATGCATTATACCTCTCAAAATGAGGACCGTTGTGTTGTTGTGGCTCCATTTCTCAACATGACAGCCATAGtattttgacctgatgtcaGACTTGTATAGACAAACTAACCCTGCTTTACTGTGTCAAACAAGCTTTACCCAAAGCGACCGTGTCTTTCTTTGCGTGCACATATTTATATCACAATTATTTATATGGCCTTTACAATGCTTTAACACTGTGTGTCAGCTCCGTGATGGAGCGTCTCAATGCTGTATTATAATATGTAGGAAGAACTGGGATGTGTCCACCTGGGACTCTCTTTGTTGTTTGGTCAAGGGAAAAAGACACTGTGTCAGGTTTGCAGCACAGAGTGTCTAAATATTCCAAACGTGCATGAAAGAGTGAGTTCTCCACATGCAGCAGTTTATTGCTGGTAGCTTTAAAAGAGCTTCCCGTTGAACTCTTCCTGGTAATTGTCGCTGGAGGCTTAGTTTGTGCTGCTATTCCCATCCACACTCCCCTAAGTATTGACTTGTGACTTGCCCCAACTCAAACTCCGCTAGTTTGTCCTCACAAAGACCtgaggaaactttttttttttttccccctgtttgttaatgtaaaaaaacatttattcattctcGAAAAAGACTTTGTTTTACCTGAAGTTCATCGTTCAGTTTCTCAAAAATCCATCAGTTGCTCTCTTAATTATATTAATGATAGTTTCTCTGACTCCCATAATTTGAGCTGTCTTGAAATTTTTTAACTAGTAGAAATATCATGTTACAACAAAAGTTCAAATCACTATACAGCTTTGAAATGGGGATTTTGGTGGAGTGAATACACACTTTGTTTTCAGGAAATAAGGGGAATAGGAGCCCAGCTCTGTACAGCTCAGCAGGTCTGGGCTTGGCTTGAC
This region of Xiphias gladius isolate SHS-SW01 ecotype Sanya breed wild chromosome 11, ASM1685928v1, whole genome shotgun sequence genomic DNA includes:
- the b3gnt2b gene encoding N-acetyllactosaminide beta-1,3-N-acetylglucosaminyltransferase 2, which translates into the protein MAMQRRRLKLMVTVMTVNLFIFILIFRHSSQDKNGRHKVQIPSEPFWAKLAPMPAYWNRQQQILDLQNNPILTANYSTTDMPDWLTDTWSTSDPCERNTRVTTQVKDYNSLPDRFKDFLLYMHCRSYPIMVDQPDICKEPPFLLLAVKSQVSHFDRRQAIRQSWGRAGIIANQTVVTVFLLGNATAWDHHPDLSSSLRDENSRHQDIIQWDYRDSFFNLTVKEVLFLEWIQTRCPGTRFIFKGDDDVFVNTYRILDFLKGLSEPKARDLFVGDVISDAGPHRDKKVKYFIPESMYIGKYPPYAGGGGYLYSGDIAARLHSVSQHVPLYPIDDVYTGMCLKKLGLAPEKHKGFRTFDIEEKYRSNPCAYKSLMLVHPRTPQQMIQIWAWLSNPNLKCQ